The following coding sequences lie in one Drosophila mauritiana strain mau12 unplaced genomic scaffold, ASM438214v1 U_139, whole genome shotgun sequence genomic window:
- the LOC117149104 gene encoding protein muscleblind-like — translation MANVVNMNSLLNGKDSRWLQLEVCREFQRNKCSRQDTECKFAHPPANVEVQNGKVTACYDSIKVSTPTPMLNRTRNTYPQPSIASCDS, via the coding sequence ATGGCCAACGTTGTCAATATGAACAGCCTGCTCAACGGCAAGGACTCGCGCTGGCTGCAATTGGAGGTCTGTCGCGAGTTCCAGCGCAACAAATGCTCGCGCCAGGACACCGAGTGCAAGTTCGCCCATCCCCCGGCCAACGTGGAGGTCCAGAACGGCAAGGTCACCGCCTGCTACGACAGCATCAAGGTCAGTACTCCCACCCCCATGTTAAACCGTACTAGAAACACCTACCCTCAACCCTCTATTGCTTCGTGTGACTCGTAG